The segment AGCCCATGGCGAGGGTGACGAGCTGGGCCGGGATGGCCTTCTCGCTGCCGGGGACGGGCTCGAACTTGCCGTCCTTGAACTCGACCTCGACCAGGTGCAGTTCCTGGACGTTGCCGTGCTCGTCGCCGGCGAAGTGGGTGGTGGAGACGGAGTAGATCCGCTCGCCGCCCTCCTCGTGGGCCGAGGTGACCTTGTAGGTCATCGGCATGGTCGGCCAGGGCTGGTTGGCCGGGCGGTCCTCGGACGGCCGCGGCATGATCTCCAGCTGGGTGACCGAGAGGGCGCCCTGGCGGTGCGCGGTGCCGACGCAGTCCGCGCCGGTGTCGCCGCCGCCGATGACGACGACGTGCTTGCCCTTGGCCGAGATCGGGGAGTCGACGTAGTCGCCCTCCTGGACCTTGTTGGCCAGCGGCAGGTACTCCATCGCCTGGTGGACGCCGTTCAGCTCGCGGCCGGGGACCGGCAGGTCGCGGGCGGTGGTGGCGCCGGCCGCGATCACGACCGCGTCGAAGCGCGAGCGCAGGTCCTGGCCGCTGATGTCGACGCCGGCCTCGACGCCGGTGCGGAAGCGGGTGCCCTCCGCGCGCATCTGCTCGATGCGGCGGTTGATGTGGCGCTTCTCCATCTTGAACTCGGGGATGCCGTAGCGCAGCAGGCCGCCGATCCGGTCGGCGCGCTCGTACACCACCACGGTGTGGCCGGCCCGGGTGAGCTGCTGGGCGGCGGCCAGGCCGGCCGGGCCGGAGCCCACCACGGCGACGGTCTTGCCGGACAGCCGCTCCGGGACCTGCGGGGTGACCCCGCCGCGGTCCCAGGCCTTGTCGATGATGGTGACCTCGACGTTCTTGATGGTCACCGCGTCCTGGTTGATGCCCAGGACGCACGCCGACTCGCACGGAGCCGGGCACAGACGGCCGGTGAACTCCGGGAAGTTGTTGGTGGCGTGCAGCCGCTCGATCGCGCCGGCCCAGTCGTCCCGGAAGGCGAGGTCGTTCCACTCGGGGATGAGGTTCCCGAGCGGGCAGCCGTTGTGGCAGAACGGGATGCCGCAGTCCATGCAGCGGCCGGCCTGCTTGGTGATGATCGGAAGGAGGCTGCGCTCGACGTAGACCTCGTTCCAGTCACGGAGCCGGACGTCCACCGGACGGCGCTCCGCCAGCTGCTTGGGCGTGGTCAGGAAGCCCTTGGGGTCAGCCATTTGCCGCCTCCATCATCTTGCGAGTGGTCT is part of the Kitasatospora setae KM-6054 genome and harbors:
- a CDS encoding glutamate synthase subunit beta gives rise to the protein MADPKGFLTTPKQLAERRPVDVRLRDWNEVYVERSLLPIITKQAGRCMDCGIPFCHNGCPLGNLIPEWNDLAFRDDWAGAIERLHATNNFPEFTGRLCPAPCESACVLGINQDAVTIKNVEVTIIDKAWDRGGVTPQVPERLSGKTVAVVGSGPAGLAAAQQLTRAGHTVVVYERADRIGGLLRYGIPEFKMEKRHINRRIEQMRAEGTRFRTGVEAGVDISGQDLRSRFDAVVIAAGATTARDLPVPGRELNGVHQAMEYLPLANKVQEGDYVDSPISAKGKHVVVIGGGDTGADCVGTAHRQGALSVTQLEIMPRPSEDRPANQPWPTMPMTYKVTSAHEEGGERIYSVSTTHFAGDEHGNVQELHLVEVEFKDGKFEPVPGSEKAIPAQLVTLAMGFTGTDVKNGLVEQLGVDLDARGNVARDGKFGTNVDGVYVCGDAGRGQSLIVWAIAEGRSAASAVDRYLGGKTPLPAPIKPNDRSLVV